A single window of Pseudomonadota bacterium DNA harbors:
- a CDS encoding endonuclease MutS2, with translation MGTAARAISAKTRQDLEWGRIERAVADRRRGPTASALRLEFAQGFEATRIAQEETAEAMQLPAGGEPLPLDDLRDAKPHLQRLRRFGMLDGHALCDVLQALRGGRVLDQFLRERGARVPRLRAACSYDPALRELERELAFALESDGMLRDQASPALRDLRREVGNLRARIVGRLDELVRQHTALLQDSFHTVREGRYVVPVRRDAHDRLPGIVHATSSSGATVFIEPRSIVPQANRLKIAEGELRCEETRILAELSDRVREQVHSLGSVCEALAHADLRSASAVLGRDLQAHPPQLVADARMRLDAARSPLLLLEGGAVVAMDLAAETGRSLVISGPNAGGKTVALKTLGLSALMVRAGLPLPAGPNSVCGYFDSVLTDVGDEQSTLKNLSSFSAHIKNLSLIMEQADQSSLVLLDELAGSTDPQEGAALACAVVNRLCDVRAASAVTTHYEALKAMALKAERVRNASVGFDVAQMTPTFELLLDVPGASSALAVAARFGIPAQVIEDARRLLPEQSKQFDQLVRRLTEQTDLARRERSEAARHKGELEMMRVDLEQRLARVKAQSRAGLTAEAQRLMEELQAARRSIDQARSELRREARSAASVRQAGERLDAVARRVALGGDLDPGEIVHAAPDSERPAAAVQALQLGARVYVKRLRAQGRIVGLAAKGRAKVAIGSLQLWVDENEIK, from the coding sequence ATGGGCACCGCTGCGCGCGCGATCTCGGCCAAAACCAGGCAGGACCTGGAATGGGGGCGGATCGAGCGAGCGGTAGCGGACCGACGCCGGGGGCCGACCGCAAGCGCGTTGCGTCTCGAGTTCGCGCAGGGCTTCGAGGCTACTCGGATTGCCCAGGAGGAAACCGCCGAGGCCATGCAGCTGCCCGCTGGTGGCGAACCCCTGCCGCTCGATGACCTTCGGGACGCAAAACCCCACCTGCAAAGGCTGCGGCGCTTCGGAATGCTGGATGGTCACGCGCTTTGCGATGTGCTGCAAGCATTGAGGGGCGGTCGGGTGCTCGACCAGTTCTTGCGGGAACGCGGGGCGCGCGTGCCCCGGTTGCGGGCCGCGTGCAGCTACGATCCTGCGCTGCGCGAGCTGGAGCGTGAGCTCGCCTTCGCACTCGAGAGCGACGGCATGCTCAGGGACCAGGCGAGCCCGGCGCTGCGCGATCTGCGCCGGGAGGTCGGCAATCTCAGAGCACGCATCGTGGGCCGACTCGATGAGTTGGTGCGCCAGCACACGGCCCTGCTTCAGGACAGCTTCCACACCGTGCGCGAAGGCCGGTACGTGGTGCCTGTGCGAAGGGATGCGCACGACAGGTTACCCGGGATCGTGCACGCGACAAGCAGCAGCGGCGCCACGGTGTTCATCGAGCCCAGGTCCATCGTGCCGCAGGCCAACCGCCTGAAGATAGCCGAGGGGGAACTGCGTTGCGAGGAAACCCGGATACTCGCCGAGTTGTCGGATCGGGTTCGGGAGCAGGTGCACTCGCTCGGTAGCGTCTGCGAGGCCCTGGCGCATGCGGATCTGCGGAGCGCTTCGGCCGTCCTGGGCCGGGATCTGCAGGCGCATCCGCCCCAGCTCGTGGCTGACGCGCGGATGCGCCTGGATGCCGCACGAAGTCCTTTGCTCCTGCTCGAGGGGGGCGCAGTGGTGGCCATGGATCTGGCGGCCGAGACGGGGCGCTCGCTTGTGATCTCCGGGCCGAACGCGGGTGGCAAGACCGTGGCGCTCAAGACCCTGGGGCTCTCGGCACTGATGGTGCGCGCCGGGTTGCCGCTGCCGGCCGGACCGAACAGCGTGTGCGGCTACTTCGACAGCGTGTTGACCGATGTCGGAGACGAGCAGTCCACGCTCAAGAACCTCTCGAGCTTCTCGGCCCACATCAAGAACCTGTCGCTGATCATGGAGCAGGCAGACCAGAGCAGCCTCGTCCTGTTGGACGAGCTGGCTGGCAGCACCGACCCTCAGGAAGGCGCGGCCCTCGCGTGCGCGGTGGTCAACCGCTTGTGCGATGTCCGGGCTGCCAGCGCCGTCACGACGCACTACGAGGCGCTCAAGGCCATGGCCCTGAAGGCAGAGCGTGTGCGCAACGCGTCCGTCGGGTTTGACGTTGCCCAGATGACTCCCACCTTCGAGCTGCTGCTCGACGTACCCGGCGCATCCAGTGCCCTCGCAGTGGCTGCGCGCTTCGGTATTCCGGCGCAGGTGATCGAAGACGCGCGACGCCTGCTGCCGGAGCAGTCCAAGCAGTTCGACCAGCTGGTTCGCAGACTCACCGAGCAGACCGACCTCGCGCGCCGGGAGCGTTCCGAAGCCGCACGCCACAAAGGCGAGCTCGAAATGATGCGGGTCGACCTCGAGCAACGCCTGGCGCGGGTGAAAGCCCAAAGTCGTGCCGGGCTGACCGCGGAGGCTCAACGCCTGATGGAAGAACTGCAGGCGGCTCGTCGCAGCATCGATCAGGCGCGCAGCGAGCTTCGGCGCGAGGCCCGGTCCGCTGCCTCCGTTCGGCAGGCGGGCGAGAGGCTGGACGCAGTGGCGCGCAGAGTCGCGCTGGGTGGTGACCTCGATCCGGGTGAGATCGTTCACGCCGCGCCCGATAGCGAACGGCCGGCTGCAGCGGTACAGGCCCTTCAGCTGGGTGCCCGAGTCTATGTCAAGCGACTGCGAGCTCAGGGCCGGATAGTTGGTCTTGCGGCCAAGGGCCGCGCGAAGGTCGCGATCGGATCGCTGCAGCTTTGGGTCGACGAAAACGAAATCAAGTAG
- the sppA gene encoding signal peptide peptidase SppA: MRIAFGVFALLAACEACAVCCVASIALAQFHRPTDPVWTPPGVLALRDDAMAMDVNPASLAQLPSYSLAYLHARSSDPGWPAGGDAFFAASPLAFGVASGLSLQDVRPATGAFGIPHRMLSWTLAFAQSARLAFGGSLHWLASPDPRVDGLTSLDLGLAWQPAAALGFSLAGRDLLVSRGGAGYQLDLGPSLVGSVTLHPLGMGPLAFDLALALDRSANAGARLATQLRVPWVGAASLALEAERIGSSGTTVRALAGLTVNWGSSSAGAALAGDAQDRRVRAALVALRLEGSARAGIPGRNVALNIEIAGSVGPRRLIAIALQLDRALHDERVAGVLLRMRGTDLGLAYAQELRLQIEALRKAGKPVVCHLELASGSEYYACAGATHVALDPAGGVRLLGPSLKVLLLGDMLRKLGVRADFVRIGKYKAAPEQLMSSRLSEPAREQSQALLDDLYGMLVRDLSQNLRRSEAAVRALIDEGPYLATAARQRRLVAHELDELALNEPLKKFLGELPLLAKLPARDGAARRFARRVAVVVVDHSIADGENRDVPLVDIHVTGGRTVAQTLEALAADAGVAAIVLRVDSPGGAVLASDQIWRAIRRARKRKPLIASMGALAASGGYYVASAADEIWADPASVTGSIGIFYGKVDVAELAGRLGIGVEHMRRGRRAGAQSLYRPFTPDERAALSAQVRLYYERFLERVAKGRKRTRDEIDALARGRVWSGKAALAQGLVDRLGGFASALARARQLTGLAADAPVVVLPERKLNLTDHLLGQWAARVQAAPASGQAPAARGAPGLASELVPRELRAALELALVLRGAQTGAALARMPYVVHIAP, from the coding sequence ATGAGGATCGCTTTCGGGGTTTTCGCGCTGCTTGCAGCTTGTGAGGCATGCGCCGTCTGTTGCGTCGCGTCCATCGCCTTGGCGCAGTTTCACCGGCCAACCGATCCGGTCTGGACGCCGCCCGGCGTGCTGGCTTTGCGAGACGACGCCATGGCCATGGATGTCAACCCCGCATCGCTCGCGCAGCTGCCCTCCTACAGCCTCGCGTACCTGCACGCCCGATCCAGCGATCCGGGGTGGCCGGCGGGTGGCGACGCCTTCTTCGCAGCGAGCCCGCTTGCGTTCGGTGTTGCCTCGGGCCTGTCGCTGCAAGACGTGAGACCCGCCACGGGCGCGTTCGGGATCCCGCATCGGATGCTGTCCTGGACGCTTGCGTTCGCCCAGTCTGCACGGCTTGCCTTTGGAGGGAGCCTGCATTGGCTCGCGTCCCCCGACCCGAGGGTGGATGGGCTCACGAGTCTGGATTTGGGGCTGGCCTGGCAGCCGGCAGCGGCCTTGGGTTTTTCGCTTGCTGGACGCGACTTGCTGGTATCGCGCGGCGGCGCAGGCTACCAGCTCGACCTGGGTCCATCGCTGGTGGGTTCCGTCACACTCCACCCTCTTGGCATGGGTCCCCTGGCGTTTGACCTCGCGCTGGCGCTGGATCGTTCGGCCAACGCCGGCGCGCGTCTGGCAACCCAGCTGCGGGTTCCCTGGGTGGGTGCGGCTTCGCTCGCGCTGGAGGCAGAGCGGATAGGTTCCTCTGGAACCACCGTACGTGCACTCGCAGGGCTGACGGTCAACTGGGGCAGCAGTTCGGCGGGTGCAGCGCTGGCAGGAGACGCACAGGACAGGCGCGTACGCGCGGCGCTGGTCGCTTTGCGTCTCGAGGGCAGCGCCCGCGCGGGGATTCCCGGCCGCAACGTGGCGCTCAACATCGAGATCGCGGGTAGCGTTGGTCCGCGGCGTCTGATTGCGATCGCGCTGCAACTGGACCGCGCGCTGCACGACGAGCGCGTTGCCGGCGTGTTGCTGCGGATGCGCGGAACGGATCTCGGCCTCGCGTACGCGCAGGAGCTGCGATTACAGATCGAGGCGCTGCGTAAGGCTGGCAAACCCGTGGTCTGCCACCTCGAGCTGGCTTCCGGCAGCGAATACTATGCCTGCGCCGGCGCCACCCACGTGGCGCTGGACCCGGCGGGGGGCGTGCGTTTGCTCGGGCCCTCCCTGAAGGTCTTGTTGCTCGGCGACATGCTTCGCAAGCTCGGCGTGCGTGCGGACTTCGTGCGCATCGGCAAGTACAAGGCAGCGCCCGAACAGCTCATGAGCTCCCGGCTGTCCGAGCCGGCGCGCGAACAGAGCCAAGCGCTGCTCGACGACCTGTATGGCATGCTGGTGCGAGACCTGTCGCAGAATCTAAGGCGCAGCGAAGCGGCGGTGCGGGCGCTGATCGACGAAGGGCCGTACCTCGCGACGGCCGCGAGGCAGCGCCGGCTCGTGGCGCACGAGCTCGACGAGCTCGCCCTGAACGAGCCGCTGAAGAAGTTCCTGGGCGAGCTGCCGCTGCTGGCCAAGCTGCCCGCCAGGGACGGTGCAGCGCGCCGCTTCGCGCGGCGGGTCGCCGTCGTGGTCGTGGACCATTCCATCGCGGACGGCGAGAACCGGGACGTGCCTTTGGTTGACATTCACGTCACCGGCGGCCGCACGGTAGCGCAAACACTCGAAGCCCTCGCAGCCGATGCCGGCGTGGCGGCGATCGTCTTGCGCGTGGATTCGCCCGGTGGTGCCGTGCTGGCGTCCGATCAGATTTGGCGCGCGATTCGCAGAGCCCGCAAGCGCAAGCCGCTGATCGCCTCGATGGGCGCACTCGCCGCCAGCGGTGGCTACTACGTGGCCTCCGCAGCCGATGAGATCTGGGCGGATCCCGCTAGCGTGACAGGCTCGATCGGCATCTTCTACGGCAAAGTCGACGTGGCCGAGCTCGCCGGCCGGCTCGGCATCGGGGTCGAGCACATGCGTCGTGGGCGGCGCGCCGGCGCTCAATCCCTCTACAGACCCTTCACGCCGGATGAACGGGCGGCGCTCAGCGCACAGGTGCGACTCTACTACGAGCGCTTCCTCGAGCGAGTGGCCAAGGGCCGCAAGCGGACCCGAGACGAAATCGACGCGCTCGCGCGCGGTCGCGTCTGGTCGGGCAAGGCCGCGCTGGCGCAAGGTCTGGTAGATCGGCTCGGAGGTTTCGCCTCGGCGCTGGCGCGCGCCAGGCAACTGACTGGACTGGCGGCCGACGCGCCGGTCGTCGTGCTTCCCGAGCGCAAGCTGAACCTAACGGACCATTTGCTCGGGCAGTGGGCAGCGCGGGTCCAAGCTGCGCCGGCCTCTGGACAAGCGCCCGCGGCGCGCGGCGCGCCCGGCCTCGCCTCCGAGCTCGTGCCGAGAGAGCTACGCGCTGCGCTCGAGCTCGCGCTCGTGTTGCGCGGCGCACAAACCGGGGCGGCGCTTGCCCGCATGCCCTACGTCGTGCACATC